A window of the Natrinema salifodinae genome harbors these coding sequences:
- a CDS encoding trimeric intracellular cation channel family protein, which yields MQAAVVDPFAVMNAIGLVAFALVGSTKAIREEFDLFGIAVVGLVTAFAGGATRDVLVNRIPLALQSPIEIALGLAGVGLAVAASVVLESADDHPVTLFSDAVGLAAFTTTGAIVATEASVSGFGIVAIGTINAVGGGALADILLDRSPFILLEDFYASCTVLGGATYWLAVSLGSSGSVAAAICAAVTVGTRIAAVAYGWTVPTAQVLRTSP from the coding sequence ATGCAAGCGGCGGTCGTCGATCCGTTCGCCGTCATGAACGCGATCGGTCTCGTCGCGTTCGCGCTGGTCGGGTCGACCAAGGCGATCCGCGAGGAGTTCGATCTCTTCGGCATCGCCGTCGTCGGCCTGGTCACGGCCTTCGCCGGCGGCGCGACGCGGGACGTCCTCGTCAACCGCATCCCGCTGGCGCTCCAGTCGCCGATCGAGATCGCGCTCGGCCTGGCCGGCGTCGGCCTGGCCGTCGCCGCGAGCGTCGTCCTCGAATCGGCCGACGATCATCCGGTGACGCTGTTCTCCGACGCGGTCGGCCTGGCCGCGTTCACCACGACCGGTGCGATCGTCGCGACCGAGGCCAGCGTCTCGGGCTTTGGCATCGTCGCGATCGGGACGATCAACGCGGTCGGCGGCGGCGCGCTCGCGGACATCCTGTTGGATCGGTCGCCGTTCATCCTGCTCGAGGATTTCTACGCCAGCTGTACGGTCCTCGGCGGGGCTACCTACTGGCTGGCCGTCTCGCTTGGCTCCTCCGGGAGCGTCGCCGCGGCGATCTGTGCGGCCGTGACGGTCGGAACGCGCATCGCGGCGGTCGCATACGGCTGGACGGTCCCGACGGCGCAGGTGCTGCGGACGAGTCCGTGA